A genomic region of Arachis stenosperma cultivar V10309 chromosome 9, arast.V10309.gnm1.PFL2, whole genome shotgun sequence contains the following coding sequences:
- the LOC130950677 gene encoding protein DMP2-like gives MLQMYMTHILDVPNIFQSPVLVEMNNSTSQDMIVHYENSEDDYYYDLDDDYETDESHYFYVINAILSGTARLNVLLPTATILAFSIFAPILTDDGECGTLNRWLTAIFLAILAVSCIFFTCTDSFRTATGRLYYGVATFRGIWTFNGGRKKPCVPSDYRLRWGDLFHASLSLVSFLAFAGLHFDVVKCYYPGLPRKVTNTVPLVVGFVVSVLFVVFPSKRRGIGYPFLLQRDSLYSRR, from the coding sequence ATGTTACAAATGTATATGACTCACATTCTTGATGTCCCAAACATCTTCCAGAGCCCGGTTTTAGTGGAGATGAACAACTCAACCAGCCAAGACATGATTGTTCACTATGAAAACAGTGAGGATGATTATTATTATGATcttgatgatgattatgaaaCTGATGAATCTCACTATTTCTATGTTATCAATGCAATACTAAGTGGAACTGCTAGGTTGAATGTTCTCTTGCCCACAGCCACCATCCTTGCCTTCAGCATTTTCGCACCTATCCTGACAGACGACGGTGAATGTGGCACGCTGAACCGCTGGTTGACAGCAATCTTCCTGGCTATCTTGGCAGTGTCTTGCATCTTCTTCACATGCACTGACAGCTTTAGAACAGCCACCGGGCGGTTGTACTATGGGGTGGCAACATTTAGAGGGATCTGGACTTTCAATGGAGGCAGAAAGAAGCCGTGTGTGCCATCGGATTACAGACTAAGATGGGGTGATCTTTTCCATGCATCACTATCCCTAGTCTCTTTTCTTGCCTTTGCAGGATTACACTTTGATGTTGTTAAGTGTTACTATCCGGGACTGCCTAGAAAGGTGACCAACACTGTTCCTCTTGTGGTTGGTTTTGTAGTGAGTGTCTTATTTGTTGTGTTTCCTTCAAAGAGAAGAGGAATTGGTTATCCTTTCTTGCTGCAAAGGGATTCCTTGTACTCTAGACGTTGA
- the LOC130948073 gene encoding probable arabinosyltransferase ARAD1 has protein sequence MSDERNRITLLSTDRRKQQKAMPLVLKNNHGSSISSASKLFLVFTLLSLLSILLFLTSSSPSTTLTATSQRTLSLPSTTSFINVMVADLPRSLNYGLLNNYWSLSSDSRLGSDADREIRSKQLRAKTLDFPPYPENPLIKQYSAEYWIMGDLMTPYENRSGSFARRVFDARDADVIFVPFFATISAEMQLGIAKGLFRKKDVANEDYRRQREVLDFLKKTEAWKRSGGRDHVFVLTDPVAMWHVKDEIAPAILLVVDFGGWYRLDSKSSNCSSSEMIQHTQVSVIKDVIVPYTHLLPRLQLSENQERHSLLYFKGAKHRHRGGLVREKLWDLLVNEPGVIIEEGFPNATGREQSIRGMRSSEFCLHPAGDTPTSCRLFDAIQSLCIPVIVSDNIELPFEGTVDYTEFSVFVAVADALKPSWLVNHLKSFSKQQKDRFRQNMAQVQPIFVYDNGHPGGIGPIPLDGAVNHIWKKVHEKLPIIKEAIIREKRKPLGVLVPRRCQCT, from the exons ATGAGTGATGAGAGAAACAGAATCACACTACTGAGTACTGACAGAAGAAAACAACAGAAAGCAATGCCTCTGGTTCTGAAGAACAACCATGGCAGCTCCATATCCTCTGCTTCAAaactcttccttgtcttcacaCTCCTCTCCCTTCTCTCCATCCTTCTCTTCCTCACCTCCTCCTCCCCCTCCACCACTCTCACCGCCACTTCACAGCGCACTCTCTCTCTTCCATCCACCACTTCATTCATCAATGTCATGGTCGCTGACCTCCCCAGATCCCTCAACTACGGCCTCCTCAACAATTATTGGTCCCTCAGCTCCGATTCCCGACTCGGCAGCGACGCGGATCGCGAAATCCGATCGAAACAGCTTCGCGCCAAAACCCTAGACTTCCCACCGTACCCTGAGAACCCACTGATCAAGCAGTACAGTGCCGAGTACTGGATCATGGGGGATCTCATGACGCCCTATGAGAATCGATCCGGGTCCTTCGCAAGACGCGTTTTTGACGCACGTGATGCCGACGTCATCTTCGTCCCCTTCTTTGCCACCATCAGCGCTGAGATGCAACTTGGGATTGCTAAAGGGTTGTTCAGGAAGAAGGACGTTGCCAATGAGGATTATCGGAGGCAGAGGGAAGTCTTGGATTTTCTTAAAAAAACCGAAGCTTGGAAGCGTTCTGGTGGAAGAGATCACGTGTTTGTGCTCACCG ACCCAGTTGCAATGTGGCATGTTAAGGATGAAATCGCCCCAGCTATTCTCCTTGTGGTGGACTTTGGTGGTTGGTACAGACTTGACTCGAAGTCATCTAATTGTAGCTCGTCTGAAATGATTCAACACACCCAAGTTTCTGTAATTAAAGATGTTATTGTGCCGTACACACATCTACTTCCGAGGTTGCAGCTGTCAGAAAACCAGGAGCGCCATAGCCTTTTGTATTTCAAAGGAGCAAAACATAGGCACCGG GGTGGCTTAGTTAGAGAGAAGTTATGGGATCTATTGGTTAATGAGCCTGGTGTTATAATAGAGGAAGGCTTCCCGAATGCCACTGGGCGAGAGCAATCAATTAGGGGAATGAGATCATCCGAATTTTGCTTGCATCCAGCTGGGGATACACCCACTTCGTGCCGACTATTTGATGCCATTCAAAGTCTTTGTATACCTGTTATTGTCAGCGACAACATTGAACTCCCATTTGAAGGCACGGTGGATTATACAGAATTTTCAGTTTTCGTGGCGGTTGCCGATGCGCTGAAACCAAGCTGGTTAGTCAATCATCTCAAAAGCTTTTCAAAACAACAGAAAGACAGGTTTCGCCAAAACATGGCTCAGGTACAACCCATTTTTGTCTATGATAATGGTCATCCAGGTGGCATTGGACCAATACCTTTGGATGGTGCAGTGAATCATATCTGGAAGAAAGTTCATGAAAAGCTTCCCATAATTAAGGAAGCTATAATTCGGGAAAAAAGAAAAcctcttggtgttcttgttccaCGTAGGTGTCAATGTACTTGA
- the LOC130947862 gene encoding uncharacterized protein LOC130947862 — MSLACLVCHSVENPSPSHSFRSSVSNSENEGRCYAIANCLTRKLSLPPPTMHSFHPPSSSKVTPQPISGDNEVPGTPRLVRSRAVRRDIVQDWNFDEVVMA, encoded by the coding sequence ATGAGTCTGGCATGTCTTGTGTGCCATAGTGTGGAAAACCCATCACCATCACACTCTTTTCGAAGTTCTGTTTCAAATTCAGAAAATGAAGGAAGATGCTATGCTATTGCCAACTGTTTAACAAGGAAATTATCTCTTCCACCCCCAACAATGCACTCTTTTCATCCACCATCATCATCCAAAGTTACCCCACAACCTATTTCCGGTGACAACGAGGTACCTGGTACTCCAAGGCTGGTACGAAGCCGTGCTGTCAGAAGGGACATTGTACAAGACTGGAATTTTGATGAAGTTGTGATGGCTTAG
- the LOC130951376 gene encoding G-type lectin S-receptor-like serine/threonine-protein kinase At1g34300 has translation MVLLQRNMKLRKQPPLSLSLVTFISITIFTTATTIISPGTTLYASNTSQSWPSPNNTFSLRFYPLQTTPSSFIAAVVHSGGAPIIWSAGNSAAVDFGGYLRLLPAGNLRLVNGSGATLWDSNTSNIGVTSATVLESGNFVLSNGTSTVWSSFENPTDTIVPSQSFNLGMVLRSGVYSFFLQKSGNLTLSWNNSVTYWDQGLNFSMSGVNLSSPVLGLKSVGILEISDPNLTSPVVVAYSSDYNEGGNNVLRVLKLGDDGNLRVYSYLKGSEVVNVNWVAVEDQCEVFGYCGNYGVCSYDSKSEPLCGCPSQNFEMVDPNDGRKGCQRKVKLEDCVGKVAMLQLDHAKFLTYPPVFVVNPEILFIGISACSGNCLAASSCFASTSLADGTGWCYIKTSNFISGYQNPALSSTSFIKVCPPVAPNSTPSSENVVKKHWRIIATN, from the coding sequence atggTGCTACTGCAGAGAAACATGAAACTCCGAAAACAACCACCTTTGTCACTGTCCCTTGTCACCTTCATATCTATCACTATCTTCACCACTGCCACCACCATCATCTCACCCGGAACAACTCTCTATGCTTCAAACACCAGCCAATCGTGGCCTTCTCCCAACAACACCTTTTCCCTACGCTTCTACCCTCTCCAAACCACCCCATCTTCCTTCATCGCCGCCGTCGTACACTCCGGCGGCGCCCCCATTATCTGGTCCGCCGGAAATTCTGCGGCCGTGGACTTTGGCGGCTACCTCCGCCTCCTTCCAGCTGGAAACCTTCGCTTGGTTAATGGCTCCGGCGCTACCTTGTGGGACTCCAACACCAGCAACATAGGTGTCACCTCAGCAACGGTTCTTGAAAGTGGAAACTTTGTTCTCTCCAATGGAACTTCCACTGTTTGGTCAAGCTTTGAGAACCCCACTGATACAATTGTCCCTTCTCAAAGTTTCAATCTTGGTATGGTTCTGAGATCTGGGGTTTACTCATTCTTTCTTCAGAAATCTGGGAATCTTACCCTTAGTTGGAATAATAGTGTTACTTATTGGGATCAAGGCTTGAACTTTTCAATGAGTGGTGTGAATTTGAGTTCACCTGTATTAGGATTGAAGTCTGTGGGGATTTTGGAGATTAGTGATCCTAATTTGACTTCACCTGTGGTTGTTGCCTATAGTAGTGACTATAATGAAGGAGGGAACAATGTGTTGAGGGTTTTGAAGCTTGGTGATGATGGGAATTTGAGGGTTTATAGTTATTTGAAGGGTAGTGAAGTTGTGAATGTGAATTGGGTTGCTGTTGAGGATCAATGTGAGGTTTTTGGTTACTGTGGGAACTATGGTGTGTGTAGTTATGATTCAAAATCAGAACCTCTTTGTGGCTGTCCATCTCAGAATTTTGAGATGGTTGATCCTAATGATGGTAGGAAAGGGTGCCAGAGGAAGGTGAAGCTTGAGGACTGTGTTGGGAAGGTTGCTATGTTGCAATTGGATCATGCAAAATTCTTGACATACCCTCCTGTTTTTGTTGTTAATCCTGAGATACTTTTCATTGGTATTTCAGCTTGTAGTGGAAATTGTCTTGCTGCTAGTTCTTGTTTTGCGTCCACTTCCTTGGCGGATGGAACCGGATGGTGTTACATTAAGACGTCGAATTTCATCAGTGGATACCAGAATCCTGCGCTGTCTAGCACTTCCTTCATTAAGGTTTGTCCACCTGTAGCTCCAAACTCAACTCCCTCCTCGGAGAATGTTGTTAAGAAGCATTGGAGGATTATAGCAACTAACTAA